In the genome of Vanacampus margaritifer isolate UIUO_Vmar chromosome 1, RoL_Vmar_1.0, whole genome shotgun sequence, one region contains:
- the LOC144053256 gene encoding uncharacterized protein LOC144053256 isoform X4 — protein MLPFVHIFTCENITLNGQLCLPPCAPFVRSSCPNTAALTVAPCAVGGVTGSDNSAHCQLQLSPPSASRNYALLCRTVARTRRRDHPGKTLRHRRCRQRFQSGGPSPPPPLPVSQQAGMADSRQPDEHWASNGQENGENGYSAYSYQANGFHGGAAAHPATTVDDSANLPPSPPPSPSAEQMGPAAKDKVEPVSAFSAEEQQQDEDEDEEDDDEVAACQEEVTFEQEGGPLLEQKDLVAEAQVLGCEQAQTSEVLNGGSRQRELDPSTKEKTRVESCGSATKEAEEENQDKTVLAIESIPESDAEMKADTGSGSKSYFEIVTTSETQASADDVKRQKSRTFSESLCPVTGSFSKCVESRSSLMPSPAFVAEEDTFLTSDANSSTDREILNLPSILPHPSLPKIKAVDIRPKSPPSDAASLVGRSLAKLTLGEQTLIVAGEERRLEELPGSRVSNEYSGPMPSPADKPSPDDCSYPCFPTVGFQVDNLAAAEVKDDPKLQDNKVSHRGISQRSPSRAKMLEKAVTSGMKPDRLRIPMTSPKDRLTEFHLGSGRPGDMKIQTIPEVDIEKDPSREASPVPPDRPFIFASTETQSGVPLTLTSPKSLDRMSEGSQLSGRKARDLSDETVAKSEPAGINKEQIAKPEEEKDGKKLLSDPRTPARSEPREKEEIPKALKPSDGISTFYLQESSLKPQFPSPVIIIPQAQVEEEDDIEVDADGPALPKVDQDEPHLRKAGQALQESCTVGQPSSHFCSHIASSDDDEPLPQQPAGNMEEERKTGTQDGRSSVRTDQKVEDASQNSNDDAPVEVSICDTDSSWFDSKDVDKSISTKQIRALPPTQSATHGVLGFDTPSKRVPGRGSKVSRKVPSFRPKEEMKKKKGVVRRADQNKVSAYQSRKSVAKAAARHPRPALLHASARRKAAGLESSQPLSVHQSRERPSERTYRSPEKRSSLPRPSKSLTRHLPAAEQEDNSTPSRPTSINTEAKADCRSGRGPSMAGTDSARSWSARSGTSTPGSSAVTPGTPPSYSRTPGSRTPGSHTPKSFSVLQEKKVAIIRTPPKSPSSAQRQLKVLNQPLPDLKNVKSKIGSTANLKHTPKGGQVMIPSVKLDYSHVQAKCGSLNKLQHAPGGGNVQIQTNKIDLSHITAKCGSMSNIRHRPGGGNIRIENVKLDFKDKAHSKVGSLNNASHMPGGGNVMIESHKLSFRESAKARVDHGAEIVVTHSPGLELGGTSPHLSSAGSINLLESPQLSTLAQDVSAALAKQGL, from the exons ATGCTCCCTTTtgtgcacattttcacatgTGAAAACATCACATTGAATGGCCAGCTTTGCCTCCCTCCCTGCGCGCCTTTCGTGCGATCGTCTTGCCCCAATACTGCTGCACTTACGGTAGCTCCTTGTGCGGTGGGAGGGGTCACAGGGTCCGACAACAGCGCTCATTGTCAGCTGCAGCTCTCCCCCCCGTCTGCTTCTCGGAACTACGCGCTGCTGTGTCGCACCGTTGCCCGAACCCGCCGCAG AGACCATCCAGGCAAGACGCTTCGGCATCGTCGGTGCAGGCAGCGCTTCCAGTCTG GTGgaccgtccccccccccccccctcccagtgTCCCAGCAGGCAGGCATGGCAGACAGTCGGCAGCCAGATGAGCACTGGGCCTCCAACGGCCAAGAGAACGGCGAGAACGGCTACTCGGCCTACAGCTATCAGGCCAACGGATTCCACGGCGGGGCGGCCGCGCATCCCGCCACAACAG TGGATGACTCAGCCAATTTGCCTCCctcccctcctccctctccatcCGCTGAGCAGATGGGGCCAGCGGCAAAAG ATAAAGTCGAGCCCGTCAGTGCTTTCTCTGCGGAGGAGCAACAgcaggatgaggatgaggatgaggaggatgatgatgaagttgcCGCTTGCCAGGAGGAAGTGACATTTGAGCAAGAAGGCGGTCCGCTGTTAGAGCAGAAAGATTTGGTAGCAGAAGCGCAGGTTCTGGGCTGCGAGCAAGCCCAGACATCTGAAGTGCTCAATGGAGGAAGTCGTCAGAGGGAGCTCGATCCTTCAACAAAAG AAAAGACCCGAGTGGAGTCCTGTGGCTCTGCAACAAAGGAGGCAGAAGAGGAAAATCAAGACAAAACTGTCTTAGCGATCGAATCGATTCCCGAATCTGATGCTGAGATGAAGGCTGATACGGGCTCGGGCTCGAAAAGCTACTTTGAGATTGTCACAACATCAGAAACGCAGGCTAGCGCAGATGACGTAAAGCGGCAGAAGTCAAGAACCTTTTCTGAAAGTTTGTGCCCAGTAACTGGAAGCTTTAGCAAATGTGTGGAGAGCCGCTCCTCCTTGATGCCTTCACCTGCCTTCGTCGCTGAGGAGGACACCTTTTTAACTTCTGATGCGAACTCCAGCACCGACCGTGAAATCTTGAACCTGCCAAGCATCCTCCCTCATCCTTCCCTGCCGAAGATTAAGGCCGTTGACATTAGACCAAAGTCCCCGCCCTCCGATGCGGCTTCTCTGGTGGGGAGGTCTTTAGCCAAGCTCACCCTTGGAGAGCAGACTTTAATAGTGGCGGGTGAGGAAAGACGGCTGGAGGAGCTGCCGGGCTCCCGTGTCTCGAACGAGTACTCTGGACCCATGCCTTCTCCTGCTGACAAGCCCAGTCCTGACGACTGTTCTTACCCTTGTTTCCCTACGGTGGGTTTTCAAGTAGACAACCTTGCAGCTGCTGAAGTTAAGGATGATCCAAAATTACAAGATAATAAAGTATCTCATCGTGGAATATCGCAAAGATCGCCTTCACGGGCAAAGATGCTGGAAAAGGCTGTGACGAGTGGAATGAAACCGGATCGCCTGAGAATCCCAATGACTAGTCCAAAAGACAGACTGACTGAGTTTCATTTGGGGAGCGGTCGACCCGGTGACATGAAAATACAAACGATTCCTGAAGTAGACATTGAAAAAGACCCTTCAAGAGAAGCCTCTCCTGTCCCACCAGACAGACCCTTCATATTTGCGTCTACAGAAACTCAAAGTGGGGTCCCGCTGACTCTTACCTCACCCAAAAGCTTGGACCGCATGTCTGAAGGATCACAGCTTTCTGGGAGGAAGGCAAGAGATCTCTCCGATGAGACTGTAGCAAAAAGTGAGCCTGCCGGGATTAACAAAGAGCAGATAGCGAAACCCGAAGAGGAAAAAGATGGCAAGAAGTTGCTCAGTGATCCCAGGACACCTGCAAGGTCAGAACCAAGAGAAAAGGAAGAGATCCCCAAAGCCCTAAAGCCCTCTGATGGAATAAGTACATTCTACTTACAGGAAAGCTCACTGAAGCCACAATTTCCCTCTCCAGTCATAATTATACCTCAAGCACAAGTGGAAGAAGAGGATGACATAGAGGTTGATGCTGACGGGCCCGCGCTGCCCAAAGTGGATCAGGATGAGCCACACCTGCGGAAAGCGGGCCAAGCGCTCCAGGAAAGCTGCACTGTTGGGCAACCGAGCAGCCATTTTTGCAGCCACATTGCAAGCTCTGACGATGACGAGCCGCTGCCGCAGCAACCGGCAGGTAACATGGAAGAGGAGAGGAAGACTGGTACGCAGGACGGAAGGTCCTCTGTGAGGACGGATCAGAAGGTAGAAGACGCCAGTCAAAATTCAAATGATGACGCTCCGGTGGAAGTCTCCATCTGTGACACAGACAGTAGCTGGTTTGATTCCAAAG ATGTTGACAAAAGTATCAGCACAAAGCAAATCAGAGCCCTTCCGCCAACCCAGAGCGCCACCCACGGCGTACTCGGGTTTGACACGCCCTCTAAACGCGTCCCTGGCAGAGGAAGTAAAGTGTCACGCAAAGTTCCCAGCTTCCGTCCAAAAGaggagatgaagaagaaaaaag GCGTCGTGCGCAGGGCGGACCAGAATAAGGTCTCGGCCTACCAGAGTCGAAAAAGCGTAGCCAAGGCTGCGGCCAGACACCCTCGGCCAGCTCTGCTTCACGCTTCTGCGAGACGCAAAGCCGCAG GTCTAGAAAGCTCCCAGCCTTTAAGCGTCCACCAGTCCAGGGAGAGACCCAGC gaGCGAACATACCGTAGTCCAGAGAAGAGGTCATCTCTCCCCAGGCCATCCAAGTCACTGACCCGCCACCTTCCTGCGGCTGAACAAGAAGACAACAGCACCCCTAGCAGGCCAACCT CCATCAACACCGAGGCCAAGGCCGACTGCAGGTCTGGGAGGGGCCCTAGTATGGCAG GCACGGACTCGGCACGTTCCTGGTCAGCCCGCAGCGGCACTTCCACCCCTGGATCCTCCGCCGTTACACCCGGCACCCCCCCCAGTTACTCCCGCACGCCCGGCTCGCGCACCCCTGGCAGCCACACACCCAAGTCCTTCAGCGTTCTCCAGGAGAAGAAGGTCGCCATCATCCGCACCCCGCCCAAGTCGCCGTCTTCGGCCCAGCGGCAGTTGAAGGTTCTCAACCAGCCGCTGCCGGACCTCAAGAATGTCAAGTCCAAGATTGGATCCACCGCCAATCTTAAACACACACCCAAAGGTGGACAG GTCATGATTCCAAGTGTTAAACTGGATTATAGCCACGTCCAGGCTAAATGTGGCTCCCTGAACAAACTCCAGCACGCCCCAGGCGGAGGAAAT GTCCAAATCCAGACCAACAAAATCGACTTGAGCCACATCACTGCCAAATGTGGCTCCATGTCCAACATCCGCCACAGGCCAG GCGGAGGCAACATTCGGATTGAGAATGTGAAGCTGGACTTTAAAGACAAAGCTCACTCCAAGGTCGGCTCACTGAACAACGCCAGCCACATGCCAGGAGGCGGGAATGTGATG
- the LOC144053256 gene encoding uncharacterized protein LOC144053256 isoform X5, translated as MLPFVHIFTCENITLNGQLCLPPCAPFVRSSCPNTAALTVAPCAVGGVTGSDNSAHCQLQLSPPSASRNYALLCRTVARTRRRDHPGKTLRHRRCRQRFQSGGPSPPPPLPVSQQAGMADSRQPDEHWASNGQENGENGYSAYSYQANGFHGGAAAHPATTVDDSANLPPSPPPSPSAEQMGPAAKDKVEPVSAFSAEEQQQDEDEDEEDDDEVAACQEEVTFEQEGGPLLEQKDLVAEAQVLGCEQAQTSEVLNGGSRQRELDPSTKEKTRVESCGSATKEAEEENQDKTVLAIESIPESDAEMKADTGSGSKSYFEIVTTSETQASADDVKRQKSRTFSESLCPVTGSFSKCVESRSSLMPSPAFVAEEDTFLTSDANSSTDREILNLPSILPHPSLPKIKAVDIRPKSPPSDAASLVGRSLAKLTLGEQTLIVAGEERRLEELPGSRVSNEYSGPMPSPADKPSPDDCSYPCFPTVGFQVDNLAAAEVKDDPKLQDNKVSHRGISQRSPSRAKMLEKAVTSGMKPDRLRIPMTSPKDRLTEFHLGSGRPGDMKIQTIPEVDIEKDPSREASPVPPDRPFIFASTETQSGVPLTLTSPKSLDRMSEGSQLSGRKARDLSDETVAKSEPAGINKEQIAKPEEEKDGKKLLSDPRTPARSEPREKEEIPKALKPSDGISTFYLQESSLKPQFPSPVIIIPQAQVEEEDDIEVDADGPALPKVDQDEPHLRKAGQALQESCTVGQPSSHFCSHIASSDDDEPLPQQPAGNMEEERKTGTQDGRSSVRTDQKVEDASQNSNDDAPVEVSICDTDSSWFDSKDVDKSISTKQIRALPPTQSATHGVLGFDTPSKRVPGRGSKVSRKVPSFRPKEEMKKKKGVVRRADQNKVSAYQSRKSVAKAAARHPRPALLHASARRKAAGLESSQPLSVHQSRERPSERTYRSPEKRSSLPRPSKSLTRHLPAAEQEDNSTPSRPTCTDSARSWSARSGTSTPGSSAVTPGTPPSYSRTPGSRTPGSHTPKSFSVLQEKKVAIIRTPPKSPSSAQRQLKVLNQPLPDLKNVKSKIGSTANLKHTPKGGQVMIPSVKLDYSHVQAKCGSLNKLQHAPGGGNVQIQTNKIDLSHITAKCGSMSNIRHRPGGGNIRIENVKLDFKDKAHSKVGSLNNASHMPGGGNVMIESHKLSFRESAKARVDHGAEIVVTHSPGLELGGTSPHLSSAGSINLLESPQLSTLAQDVSAALAKQGL; from the exons ATGCTCCCTTTtgtgcacattttcacatgTGAAAACATCACATTGAATGGCCAGCTTTGCCTCCCTCCCTGCGCGCCTTTCGTGCGATCGTCTTGCCCCAATACTGCTGCACTTACGGTAGCTCCTTGTGCGGTGGGAGGGGTCACAGGGTCCGACAACAGCGCTCATTGTCAGCTGCAGCTCTCCCCCCCGTCTGCTTCTCGGAACTACGCGCTGCTGTGTCGCACCGTTGCCCGAACCCGCCGCAG AGACCATCCAGGCAAGACGCTTCGGCATCGTCGGTGCAGGCAGCGCTTCCAGTCTG GTGgaccgtccccccccccccccctcccagtgTCCCAGCAGGCAGGCATGGCAGACAGTCGGCAGCCAGATGAGCACTGGGCCTCCAACGGCCAAGAGAACGGCGAGAACGGCTACTCGGCCTACAGCTATCAGGCCAACGGATTCCACGGCGGGGCGGCCGCGCATCCCGCCACAACAG TGGATGACTCAGCCAATTTGCCTCCctcccctcctccctctccatcCGCTGAGCAGATGGGGCCAGCGGCAAAAG ATAAAGTCGAGCCCGTCAGTGCTTTCTCTGCGGAGGAGCAACAgcaggatgaggatgaggatgaggaggatgatgatgaagttgcCGCTTGCCAGGAGGAAGTGACATTTGAGCAAGAAGGCGGTCCGCTGTTAGAGCAGAAAGATTTGGTAGCAGAAGCGCAGGTTCTGGGCTGCGAGCAAGCCCAGACATCTGAAGTGCTCAATGGAGGAAGTCGTCAGAGGGAGCTCGATCCTTCAACAAAAG AAAAGACCCGAGTGGAGTCCTGTGGCTCTGCAACAAAGGAGGCAGAAGAGGAAAATCAAGACAAAACTGTCTTAGCGATCGAATCGATTCCCGAATCTGATGCTGAGATGAAGGCTGATACGGGCTCGGGCTCGAAAAGCTACTTTGAGATTGTCACAACATCAGAAACGCAGGCTAGCGCAGATGACGTAAAGCGGCAGAAGTCAAGAACCTTTTCTGAAAGTTTGTGCCCAGTAACTGGAAGCTTTAGCAAATGTGTGGAGAGCCGCTCCTCCTTGATGCCTTCACCTGCCTTCGTCGCTGAGGAGGACACCTTTTTAACTTCTGATGCGAACTCCAGCACCGACCGTGAAATCTTGAACCTGCCAAGCATCCTCCCTCATCCTTCCCTGCCGAAGATTAAGGCCGTTGACATTAGACCAAAGTCCCCGCCCTCCGATGCGGCTTCTCTGGTGGGGAGGTCTTTAGCCAAGCTCACCCTTGGAGAGCAGACTTTAATAGTGGCGGGTGAGGAAAGACGGCTGGAGGAGCTGCCGGGCTCCCGTGTCTCGAACGAGTACTCTGGACCCATGCCTTCTCCTGCTGACAAGCCCAGTCCTGACGACTGTTCTTACCCTTGTTTCCCTACGGTGGGTTTTCAAGTAGACAACCTTGCAGCTGCTGAAGTTAAGGATGATCCAAAATTACAAGATAATAAAGTATCTCATCGTGGAATATCGCAAAGATCGCCTTCACGGGCAAAGATGCTGGAAAAGGCTGTGACGAGTGGAATGAAACCGGATCGCCTGAGAATCCCAATGACTAGTCCAAAAGACAGACTGACTGAGTTTCATTTGGGGAGCGGTCGACCCGGTGACATGAAAATACAAACGATTCCTGAAGTAGACATTGAAAAAGACCCTTCAAGAGAAGCCTCTCCTGTCCCACCAGACAGACCCTTCATATTTGCGTCTACAGAAACTCAAAGTGGGGTCCCGCTGACTCTTACCTCACCCAAAAGCTTGGACCGCATGTCTGAAGGATCACAGCTTTCTGGGAGGAAGGCAAGAGATCTCTCCGATGAGACTGTAGCAAAAAGTGAGCCTGCCGGGATTAACAAAGAGCAGATAGCGAAACCCGAAGAGGAAAAAGATGGCAAGAAGTTGCTCAGTGATCCCAGGACACCTGCAAGGTCAGAACCAAGAGAAAAGGAAGAGATCCCCAAAGCCCTAAAGCCCTCTGATGGAATAAGTACATTCTACTTACAGGAAAGCTCACTGAAGCCACAATTTCCCTCTCCAGTCATAATTATACCTCAAGCACAAGTGGAAGAAGAGGATGACATAGAGGTTGATGCTGACGGGCCCGCGCTGCCCAAAGTGGATCAGGATGAGCCACACCTGCGGAAAGCGGGCCAAGCGCTCCAGGAAAGCTGCACTGTTGGGCAACCGAGCAGCCATTTTTGCAGCCACATTGCAAGCTCTGACGATGACGAGCCGCTGCCGCAGCAACCGGCAGGTAACATGGAAGAGGAGAGGAAGACTGGTACGCAGGACGGAAGGTCCTCTGTGAGGACGGATCAGAAGGTAGAAGACGCCAGTCAAAATTCAAATGATGACGCTCCGGTGGAAGTCTCCATCTGTGACACAGACAGTAGCTGGTTTGATTCCAAAG ATGTTGACAAAAGTATCAGCACAAAGCAAATCAGAGCCCTTCCGCCAACCCAGAGCGCCACCCACGGCGTACTCGGGTTTGACACGCCCTCTAAACGCGTCCCTGGCAGAGGAAGTAAAGTGTCACGCAAAGTTCCCAGCTTCCGTCCAAAAGaggagatgaagaagaaaaaag GCGTCGTGCGCAGGGCGGACCAGAATAAGGTCTCGGCCTACCAGAGTCGAAAAAGCGTAGCCAAGGCTGCGGCCAGACACCCTCGGCCAGCTCTGCTTCACGCTTCTGCGAGACGCAAAGCCGCAG GTCTAGAAAGCTCCCAGCCTTTAAGCGTCCACCAGTCCAGGGAGAGACCCAGC gaGCGAACATACCGTAGTCCAGAGAAGAGGTCATCTCTCCCCAGGCCATCCAAGTCACTGACCCGCCACCTTCCTGCGGCTGAACAAGAAGACAACAGCACCCCTAGCAGGCCAACCT GCACGGACTCGGCACGTTCCTGGTCAGCCCGCAGCGGCACTTCCACCCCTGGATCCTCCGCCGTTACACCCGGCACCCCCCCCAGTTACTCCCGCACGCCCGGCTCGCGCACCCCTGGCAGCCACACACCCAAGTCCTTCAGCGTTCTCCAGGAGAAGAAGGTCGCCATCATCCGCACCCCGCCCAAGTCGCCGTCTTCGGCCCAGCGGCAGTTGAAGGTTCTCAACCAGCCGCTGCCGGACCTCAAGAATGTCAAGTCCAAGATTGGATCCACCGCCAATCTTAAACACACACCCAAAGGTGGACAG GTCATGATTCCAAGTGTTAAACTGGATTATAGCCACGTCCAGGCTAAATGTGGCTCCCTGAACAAACTCCAGCACGCCCCAGGCGGAGGAAAT GTCCAAATCCAGACCAACAAAATCGACTTGAGCCACATCACTGCCAAATGTGGCTCCATGTCCAACATCCGCCACAGGCCAG GCGGAGGCAACATTCGGATTGAGAATGTGAAGCTGGACTTTAAAGACAAAGCTCACTCCAAGGTCGGCTCACTGAACAACGCCAGCCACATGCCAGGAGGCGGGAATGTGATG
- the LOC144053256 gene encoding uncharacterized protein LOC144053256 isoform X2, whose protein sequence is MLPFVHIFTCENITLNGQLCLPPCAPFVRSSCPNTAALTVAPCAVGGVTGSDNSAHCQLQLSPPSASRNYALLCRTVARTRRRDHPGKTLRHRRCRQRFQSGGPSPPPPLPVSQQAGMADSRQPDEHWASNGQENGENGYSAYSYQANGFHGGAAAHPATTVDDSANLPPSPPPSPSAEQMGPAAKDKVEPVSAFSAEEQQQDEDEDEEDDDEVAACQEEVTFEQEGGPLLEQKDLVAEAQVLGCEQAQTSEVLNGGSRQRELDPSTKEKTRVESCGSATKEAEEENQDKTVLAIESIPESDAEMKADTGSGSKSYFEIVTTSETQASADDVKRQKSRTFSESLCPVTGSFSKCVESRSSLMPSPAFVAEEDTFLTSDANSSTDREILNLPSILPHPSLPKIKAVDIRPKSPPSDAASLVGRSLAKLTLGEQTLIVAGEERRLEELPGSRVSNEYSGPMPSPADKPSPDDCSYPCFPTVGFQVDNLAAAEVKDDPKLQDNKVSHRGISQRSPSRAKMLEKAVTSGMKPDRLRIPMTSPKDRLTEFHLGSGRPGDMKIQTIPEVDIEKDPSREASPVPPDRPFIFASTETQSGVPLTLTSPKSLDRMSEGSQLSGRKARDLSDETVAKSEPAGINKEQIAKPEEEKDGKKLLSDPRTPARSEPREKEEIPKALKPSDGISTFYLQESSLKPQFPSPVIIIPQAQVEEEDDIEVDADGPALPKVDQDEPHLRKAGQALQESCTVGQPSSHFCSHIASSDDDEPLPQQPAGNMEEERKTGTQDGRSSVRTDQKVEDASQNSNDDAPVEVSICDTDSSWFDSKDVDKSISTKQIRALPPTQSATHGVLGFDTPSKRVPGRGSKVSRKVPSFRPKEEMKKKKGVVRRADQNKVSAYQSRKSVAKAAARHPRPALLHASARRKAAGLESSQPLSVHQSRERPSSPTRPVLLKMALQSQASDQQSPRLDSACSLKRSPQVEAVLSEARPSSACSRPPLQERTYRSPEKRSSLPRPSKSLTRHLPAAEQEDNSTPSRPTSINTEAKADCRSGRGPSMAGTDSARSWSARSGTSTPGSSAVTPGTPPSYSRTPGSRTPGSHTPKSFSVLQEKKVAIIRTPPKSPSSAQRQLKVLNQPLPDLKNVKSKIGSTANLKHTPKGGQVMIPSVKLDYSHVQAKCGSLNKLQHAPGGGNVQIQTNKIDLSHITAKCGSMSNIRHRPGGGNIRIENVKLDFKDKAHSKVGSLNNASHMPGGGNVMIESHKLSFRESAKARVDHGAEIVVTHSPGLELGGTSPHLSSAGSINLLESPQLSTLAQDVSAALAKQGL, encoded by the exons ATGCTCCCTTTtgtgcacattttcacatgTGAAAACATCACATTGAATGGCCAGCTTTGCCTCCCTCCCTGCGCGCCTTTCGTGCGATCGTCTTGCCCCAATACTGCTGCACTTACGGTAGCTCCTTGTGCGGTGGGAGGGGTCACAGGGTCCGACAACAGCGCTCATTGTCAGCTGCAGCTCTCCCCCCCGTCTGCTTCTCGGAACTACGCGCTGCTGTGTCGCACCGTTGCCCGAACCCGCCGCAG AGACCATCCAGGCAAGACGCTTCGGCATCGTCGGTGCAGGCAGCGCTTCCAGTCTG GTGgaccgtccccccccccccccctcccagtgTCCCAGCAGGCAGGCATGGCAGACAGTCGGCAGCCAGATGAGCACTGGGCCTCCAACGGCCAAGAGAACGGCGAGAACGGCTACTCGGCCTACAGCTATCAGGCCAACGGATTCCACGGCGGGGCGGCCGCGCATCCCGCCACAACAG TGGATGACTCAGCCAATTTGCCTCCctcccctcctccctctccatcCGCTGAGCAGATGGGGCCAGCGGCAAAAG ATAAAGTCGAGCCCGTCAGTGCTTTCTCTGCGGAGGAGCAACAgcaggatgaggatgaggatgaggaggatgatgatgaagttgcCGCTTGCCAGGAGGAAGTGACATTTGAGCAAGAAGGCGGTCCGCTGTTAGAGCAGAAAGATTTGGTAGCAGAAGCGCAGGTTCTGGGCTGCGAGCAAGCCCAGACATCTGAAGTGCTCAATGGAGGAAGTCGTCAGAGGGAGCTCGATCCTTCAACAAAAG AAAAGACCCGAGTGGAGTCCTGTGGCTCTGCAACAAAGGAGGCAGAAGAGGAAAATCAAGACAAAACTGTCTTAGCGATCGAATCGATTCCCGAATCTGATGCTGAGATGAAGGCTGATACGGGCTCGGGCTCGAAAAGCTACTTTGAGATTGTCACAACATCAGAAACGCAGGCTAGCGCAGATGACGTAAAGCGGCAGAAGTCAAGAACCTTTTCTGAAAGTTTGTGCCCAGTAACTGGAAGCTTTAGCAAATGTGTGGAGAGCCGCTCCTCCTTGATGCCTTCACCTGCCTTCGTCGCTGAGGAGGACACCTTTTTAACTTCTGATGCGAACTCCAGCACCGACCGTGAAATCTTGAACCTGCCAAGCATCCTCCCTCATCCTTCCCTGCCGAAGATTAAGGCCGTTGACATTAGACCAAAGTCCCCGCCCTCCGATGCGGCTTCTCTGGTGGGGAGGTCTTTAGCCAAGCTCACCCTTGGAGAGCAGACTTTAATAGTGGCGGGTGAGGAAAGACGGCTGGAGGAGCTGCCGGGCTCCCGTGTCTCGAACGAGTACTCTGGACCCATGCCTTCTCCTGCTGACAAGCCCAGTCCTGACGACTGTTCTTACCCTTGTTTCCCTACGGTGGGTTTTCAAGTAGACAACCTTGCAGCTGCTGAAGTTAAGGATGATCCAAAATTACAAGATAATAAAGTATCTCATCGTGGAATATCGCAAAGATCGCCTTCACGGGCAAAGATGCTGGAAAAGGCTGTGACGAGTGGAATGAAACCGGATCGCCTGAGAATCCCAATGACTAGTCCAAAAGACAGACTGACTGAGTTTCATTTGGGGAGCGGTCGACCCGGTGACATGAAAATACAAACGATTCCTGAAGTAGACATTGAAAAAGACCCTTCAAGAGAAGCCTCTCCTGTCCCACCAGACAGACCCTTCATATTTGCGTCTACAGAAACTCAAAGTGGGGTCCCGCTGACTCTTACCTCACCCAAAAGCTTGGACCGCATGTCTGAAGGATCACAGCTTTCTGGGAGGAAGGCAAGAGATCTCTCCGATGAGACTGTAGCAAAAAGTGAGCCTGCCGGGATTAACAAAGAGCAGATAGCGAAACCCGAAGAGGAAAAAGATGGCAAGAAGTTGCTCAGTGATCCCAGGACACCTGCAAGGTCAGAACCAAGAGAAAAGGAAGAGATCCCCAAAGCCCTAAAGCCCTCTGATGGAATAAGTACATTCTACTTACAGGAAAGCTCACTGAAGCCACAATTTCCCTCTCCAGTCATAATTATACCTCAAGCACAAGTGGAAGAAGAGGATGACATAGAGGTTGATGCTGACGGGCCCGCGCTGCCCAAAGTGGATCAGGATGAGCCACACCTGCGGAAAGCGGGCCAAGCGCTCCAGGAAAGCTGCACTGTTGGGCAACCGAGCAGCCATTTTTGCAGCCACATTGCAAGCTCTGACGATGACGAGCCGCTGCCGCAGCAACCGGCAGGTAACATGGAAGAGGAGAGGAAGACTGGTACGCAGGACGGAAGGTCCTCTGTGAGGACGGATCAGAAGGTAGAAGACGCCAGTCAAAATTCAAATGATGACGCTCCGGTGGAAGTCTCCATCTGTGACACAGACAGTAGCTGGTTTGATTCCAAAG ATGTTGACAAAAGTATCAGCACAAAGCAAATCAGAGCCCTTCCGCCAACCCAGAGCGCCACCCACGGCGTACTCGGGTTTGACACGCCCTCTAAACGCGTCCCTGGCAGAGGAAGTAAAGTGTCACGCAAAGTTCCCAGCTTCCGTCCAAAAGaggagatgaagaagaaaaaag GCGTCGTGCGCAGGGCGGACCAGAATAAGGTCTCGGCCTACCAGAGTCGAAAAAGCGTAGCCAAGGCTGCGGCCAGACACCCTCGGCCAGCTCTGCTTCACGCTTCTGCGAGACGCAAAGCCGCAG GTCTAGAAAGCTCCCAGCCTTTAAGCGTCCACCAGTCCAGGGAGAGACCCAGC AGCCCCACGCGACCTGTTCTGTTAAAAATGGCATTGCAGAGCCAGGCTTCTGATCAGCAATCCCCACGGCTTGACTCTGCATGTAGCCTTAAACGGAGCCCCCAGGTGGAGGCGGTGCTCAGTGAGGCCCGGCCCTCCTCTGCATGCTCCCGCCCTCCCCTTCAG gaGCGAACATACCGTAGTCCAGAGAAGAGGTCATCTCTCCCCAGGCCATCCAAGTCACTGACCCGCCACCTTCCTGCGGCTGAACAAGAAGACAACAGCACCCCTAGCAGGCCAACCT CCATCAACACCGAGGCCAAGGCCGACTGCAGGTCTGGGAGGGGCCCTAGTATGGCAG GCACGGACTCGGCACGTTCCTGGTCAGCCCGCAGCGGCACTTCCACCCCTGGATCCTCCGCCGTTACACCCGGCACCCCCCCCAGTTACTCCCGCACGCCCGGCTCGCGCACCCCTGGCAGCCACACACCCAAGTCCTTCAGCGTTCTCCAGGAGAAGAAGGTCGCCATCATCCGCACCCCGCCCAAGTCGCCGTCTTCGGCCCAGCGGCAGTTGAAGGTTCTCAACCAGCCGCTGCCGGACCTCAAGAATGTCAAGTCCAAGATTGGATCCACCGCCAATCTTAAACACACACCCAAAGGTGGACAG GTCATGATTCCAAGTGTTAAACTGGATTATAGCCACGTCCAGGCTAAATGTGGCTCCCTGAACAAACTCCAGCACGCCCCAGGCGGAGGAAAT GTCCAAATCCAGACCAACAAAATCGACTTGAGCCACATCACTGCCAAATGTGGCTCCATGTCCAACATCCGCCACAGGCCAG GCGGAGGCAACATTCGGATTGAGAATGTGAAGCTGGACTTTAAAGACAAAGCTCACTCCAAGGTCGGCTCACTGAACAACGCCAGCCACATGCCAGGAGGCGGGAATGTGATG